One genomic window of Globicephala melas chromosome 8, mGloMel1.2, whole genome shotgun sequence includes the following:
- the MRPL17 gene encoding large ribosomal subunit protein bL17m has protein sequence MRLSVAAAISHGRVFRRLGLGPESRIHLLQNLLTGLVRHERIEASWARVDELRGYAEKLIDYGKLGDTNERAMRMADFWLTEKDLIPKLFHVLAPRYQGQNGGYTRMLQIPNRNKQDRAKMAVIEYKGNCLPPLPLPHRDSNLTLLNQLLQGLRKDQEASTHSSHTVQTPEI, from the exons ATGCGGCTGTCGGTCGCCGCTGCCATTTCTCACGGCCGCGTATTCCGCCGCCTGGGCCTTGGTCCCGAATCCCGCATCCACCTGCTGCAGAACTTGCTCACGGGACTGGTGCGACACGAACGCATCGAGGCGTCATGGGCACGCGTGGACGAGCTGAGGGGCTACGCGGAGAAG CTCATCGACTATGGGAAGCTGGGAGACACCAACGAACGAGCCATGCGCATGGCTGACTTCTGGCTCACG GAGAAAGACTTGATCCCAAAGCTGTTTCACGTACTGGCCCCTCGGTACCAAGGTCAGAATGGGGGCTACACGAGAATGCTGCAGATCCCAAACCGGAATAAGCAGGATCGGGCCAAGATGGCAGTGATCGAGTATAAAGGGAACTGCCTTccacccctgccccttcctcacAGAGACAGCAACCTCACACTCCTAAACCAGCTGCTTCAGGGGCTGCGGAAGGATCAGGAAGCAAGCACCCACAGCTCCCACACAGTTCAAACACCAGAGATTTAA